Proteins from one Telopea speciosissima isolate NSW1024214 ecotype Mountain lineage chromosome 1, Tspe_v1, whole genome shotgun sequence genomic window:
- the LOC122648773 gene encoding uncharacterized protein LOC122648773 gives MSLSIATPPGELSSFRVLSVSHQQCLLSRISRLSIHNIPPPATTMVIRMGGGPRTFPGGVSKWQWKRMQAKKAKQLLKARLCRERQIYEMRKRAELRAAVSELERPWEVVERAPTLFSVRADEQLKVLADRFQRPGGYDLWSEKDGPQLFQTVDDLPSARFFPKGVVHSLKPYGSIADSSVEEAMGSNFQGSVSESVTGGSVSRVGKRSRKSKKAPNPGGRARSDWKREAGTGDSPTRREEWKTNTEASGTVGERQRSGKFHGDRTGKDSRVIFKNKEHKRSFGSRNSYRAKSEDGTLGAVGREKIRINNGSYSSANGHSNARRTSSRSRATEEVYNMSLQQDGSYELQQGRSNTKSRGAV, from the coding sequence ATGTCCCTGTCGATTGCCACACCACCTGGAGAACTTTCTTCGTTTAGGGTTTTATCTGTTTCACATCAGCAATGTCTTCTCTCGAGGATTTCTCGGCTTTCGATCCACAACATTCCCCCTCCCGCGACTACTATGGTTATTCGCATGGGTGGCGGTCCCCGGACTTTCCCTGGAGGAGTATCGAAATGGCAATGGAAGCGAATGCAGGCCAAGAAGGCAAAGCAGCTCCTTAAGGCTCGACTCTGCCGAGAGCGACAGATATATGAAATGCGAAAGCGGGCTGAGCTGAGAGCTGCCGTGTCTGAACTCGAGCGGCCATGGGAGGTCGTCGAGAGAGCCCCAACTTTGTTCTCTGTCAGAGCCGATGAACAATTGAAGGTCTTGGCGGATAGGTTCCAGAGACCGGGCGGCTACGACTTATGGAGCGAGAAAGATGGACCACAGCTATTTCAGACCGTTGACGATCTCCCTTCAGCAAGATTTTTCCCCAAAGGTGTTGTGCATAGCCTTAAACCTTACGGGAGTATTGCAGATTCCTCCGTGGAGGAGGCTATGGGGTCAAATTTTCAGGGTTCAGTTTCAGAATCCGTAACGGGCGGGTCTGTTTCAAGAGTAGGAAAGCGGTCTAGGAAATCCAAAAAGGCACCTAATCCTGGAGGCAGAGCTAGGTCTGATTGGAAAAGGGAGGCAGGAACTGGAGATTCTCCAACCAGACGAGAAGAATGGAAGACAAATACAGAAGCATCGGGTACTGTGGGTGAGAGGCAAAGGTCTGGGAAATTTCATGGAGACAGGACTGGAAAGGATTCTCGTGTTATCTTTAAGAATAAGGAGCACAAACGAAGTTTTGGCTCTAGAAATTCATACCGGGCAAAATCAGAGGACGGCACATTGGGTGCAGTTGGAAGAGAGAAGATTCGAATAAACAATGGAAGTTATAGCAGTGCCAATGGTCACTCTAACGCCAGGAGAACTTCGTCGAGATCTAGAGCGACCGAAGAAGTATATAATATGAGCTTGCAACAGGATGGAAGTTATGAATTGCAACAGGGCCGCTCGAATACCAAGAGTCGGGGAGCAGTGTGA